The Candidatus Binatus sp. genome has a window encoding:
- a CDS encoding MoxR family ATPase, translating to MFSSIEDVIERFAKGNYIASRRIATVIYLATELQKPVLVEGPAGVGKTDLAKVLASSLGFDMIRLQCYEGLDEGKALYEWEYAKQLLYTQILKDKISEVLVGAKSLTEAVDRIAAQDEVFFSERFVLPRPLLKAISSEQRSVLLIDEIDKADAEFEAFLLELLSDFQVTVPELGTLKAKHIPLVILTSNNAREMSDALKRRCLHLYIDFPDRAQELAIVKLKVPEAAAKLAEEVVTVVQSLRKLDLKKLPGISETLDWVKALTLLNVESLDQELVNETLDTIVKYEGDVRKAQEELKDYVRRARARRGTETGSDKDLLN from the coding sequence ATGTTTTCATCGATCGAGGACGTAATCGAGCGTTTCGCCAAGGGCAATTATATCGCGAGCCGGCGAATCGCGACTGTCATCTACCTGGCCACCGAACTGCAGAAGCCAGTGCTGGTCGAAGGGCCGGCGGGCGTGGGCAAAACCGATCTCGCGAAAGTGCTCGCGTCGTCGCTCGGCTTCGACATGATCCGCCTGCAGTGCTACGAGGGCCTGGATGAAGGCAAGGCGCTCTACGAATGGGAGTACGCCAAGCAATTGCTCTACACCCAGATTCTGAAAGACAAGATCAGCGAAGTGCTGGTCGGCGCCAAGAGTCTCACCGAGGCCGTCGATCGGATCGCGGCACAGGACGAAGTATTTTTCTCGGAGCGATTCGTGTTGCCCCGGCCGCTCTTAAAGGCAATCTCGAGCGAGCAGAGGTCGGTGCTGCTGATCGACGAGATCGACAAGGCGGATGCAGAATTCGAGGCATTTCTGCTCGAGCTGTTATCGGACTTCCAGGTGACGGTGCCCGAGCTCGGCACGCTCAAAGCCAAGCACATCCCGCTGGTGATCCTGACCTCGAACAACGCGCGCGAAATGTCGGACGCGCTCAAGCGTCGATGCCTGCATTTGTACATCGATTTTCCCGATCGCGCGCAGGAACTCGCGATCGTCAAGCTCAAGGTGCCGGAGGCGGCGGCCAAGCTCGCGGAAGAAGTCGTCACGGTGGTGCAATCGCTGCGCAAGCTCGATCTCAAAAAGTTGCCGGGTATCAGCGAAACCCTCGATTGGGTGAAGGCGCTGACGCTGCTCAACGTCGAGAGTCTCGATCAGGAACTGGTGAACGAGACACTGGACACGATCGTCAAATACGAGGGCGACGTCCGCAAGGCGCAGGAAGAATTGAAGGACTACGTGCGTCGGGCGCGTGCGCGTCGCGGCACCGAGACTGGCAGCGACAAGGACCTGTTGAACTAG
- a CDS encoding VWA domain-containing protein has translation MQEKLVEFAHLLRENGVRVSLAETLDAFSASQVTGLGERDAFRAALRTTMVKRSTELPVFEELFDIYFSGLGEIIKQASQAVQNALSMSDQEFQKFLDEVTEMLKKEGKNLSEMAKQLLRNNSGELERKINEAARAVKLSGIERTIEENYFARALARQLGLDKIEAEIKNLREQLEKMDVSSELKAKLEEYLERRLKALEDIIRRFVRMEREKRDIKQKDDQKLNQIGEKSFYYLTEEELKKMNEAVTRLAQRLKNVITVRRKRAKKGRFDIKRTLRQNMDCGGVPFKLRFEKRKREKPQVVILCDVSDSVRNASRFMLQFVYSLQDLYSRVRSFIFVADIGEVTDHFRNNDSKEALDVALKGDIINVYAHSNFGYAFRSFVSDHIGAVNKRTTVIVLGDARNNYNLPHDWCLREIQQRAKKVIWLNPESRNTWGFGDSEMDRYAPHCDVVEECRNLNQLYRVIDRLVTG, from the coding sequence ATGCAAGAAAAATTGGTCGAATTTGCGCATCTGTTGCGCGAGAACGGCGTGCGGGTCTCGCTGGCTGAGACGCTCGACGCGTTCAGCGCCTCGCAGGTGACCGGGCTCGGCGAGCGCGACGCGTTTCGCGCGGCGTTGCGGACCACGATGGTCAAACGATCGACCGAACTGCCGGTGTTCGAAGAGCTGTTCGATATTTATTTCTCCGGGCTCGGCGAGATCATCAAGCAGGCGAGTCAGGCGGTGCAGAACGCGCTCTCGATGTCGGATCAGGAATTCCAGAAATTCCTCGATGAAGTCACCGAGATGCTGAAGAAAGAGGGGAAAAACCTCTCGGAAATGGCGAAGCAACTGCTGCGCAACAATTCGGGAGAACTCGAGCGCAAGATCAATGAAGCGGCGCGCGCGGTGAAACTCTCGGGAATCGAGCGCACGATCGAGGAAAATTATTTTGCGCGCGCGCTCGCGCGTCAGCTCGGGCTCGACAAGATCGAAGCGGAAATTAAAAATCTGCGCGAACAGCTCGAGAAGATGGACGTCAGCTCGGAGCTGAAAGCCAAGCTCGAAGAATATCTCGAGCGGCGCTTAAAAGCGCTCGAAGACATCATCCGCAGGTTCGTCCGGATGGAGCGCGAAAAACGCGACATCAAGCAGAAAGACGATCAGAAGCTCAATCAGATCGGCGAGAAGAGCTTCTATTACCTGACGGAAGAAGAGCTCAAGAAAATGAACGAGGCGGTAACGCGCCTCGCGCAGCGGCTCAAGAATGTGATCACGGTGCGGCGCAAGCGCGCGAAGAAAGGCCGCTTCGATATCAAGCGCACGCTCCGGCAGAATATGGACTGCGGCGGAGTTCCGTTCAAGCTGCGCTTTGAAAAGCGCAAACGCGAAAAGCCGCAAGTCGTGATCCTGTGCGACGTATCGGATTCGGTGCGCAACGCCTCGCGCTTCATGCTGCAGTTCGTGTACTCGTTGCAGGATCTGTATTCGCGGGTGCGGAGCTTCATCTTCGTCGCGGATATCGGCGAGGTGACGGATCATTTCCGCAACAACGATTCGAAGGAGGCGCTGGACGTCGCGCTGAAGGGCGATATCATCAACGTTTACGCGCATTCGAATTTCGGTTACGCGTTCCGCAGTTTCGTTTCGGATCATATCGGCGCGGTCAACAAGCGCACCACCGTGATCGTGCTGGGCGACGCGCGCAACAACTATAATCTGCCTCACGATTGGTGCCTGCGTGAAATCCAGCAGCGCGCCAAGAAGGTAATCTGGCTCAATCCGGAGAGCCGCAACACCTGGGGCTTTGGCGATAGCGAGATGGATCGTTACGCGCCGCACTGCGACGTGGTGGAAGAGTGCCGCAATCTCAACCAGCTTTATCGGGTTATCGATCGCTTGGTCACAGGCTGA